In Eubalaena glacialis isolate mEubGla1 chromosome 2, mEubGla1.1.hap2.+ XY, whole genome shotgun sequence, a single genomic region encodes these proteins:
- the COCH gene encoding cochlin, with protein sequence MSAAWIPVLCLGVCLLLLLPEPAGSEGAVPIAITCFTRGLDIRKEKADVLCPGGCPLEEFSVFGNIVYASVSSICGAAVHRGVISNSGGPVRIYSLPGRENYSSVVANGIQSQTLSRWSASFTVTKGKSGAQEATGQAVSTARPAIGKRLKKTPEKKTGNKDCKADIAFLIDGSFNIGQRRFNLQKNFVGKVALMLGIGTEGPHVGLVQASEHPQIEFYLKNFTSAKDVLFAIKEVGFRGGNSNTGKALKHTAQKFFTEDTGVRKGIPKVVVVFIDGWPSDDIEEAGIVAREFGVNVFIVSVAKPIPEELGMVQDVAFVDKAVCRNNGFFSYHMPNWFGTTKYVKPLVQKLCTHEQMMCSKTCYNSVNIAFLVDGSSSIGESNFRLMLEFVSNIAKTFEISDIGAKIAAVQFTYDQRTEFSFTDYSTKENVLAVIRNIRYMSGGTATGDAISFTVRNVFGPMRDSPNKNFLVVVTDGQSYDDVRGPAAAAHDAGITIFSVGVAWAPLDDLKDMASKPKESHAFFTREFTGLEPIVSDVIRGICRDFLESQQ encoded by the exons ATGTCTGCAGCCTGGATCCCGGTTCTCTGCCTTG GTGTctgtctgctgctgctgctgccagagCCTGCGGGCAGCGAGGGAGCCG tTCCCATTGCTATCACATGCTTTACCAGAGGCCTGGacatcaggaaagaaaaagcagatgTGCTCTGTCCAGGGGGTTGCCCTCTGGAGGAATTCTCCGTGTTTGGGAACATAGTATATGCTTCTGTATCAAGCATCTGTGGTGCCGCCGTCCACAG GGGGGTAATCAGCAACTCAGGGGGACCCGTACGAATCTATAGCCTACCAGGTCGAGAAAACTATTCCTCAGTAGTTGCCAATGGCATCCAGTCTCAGACGCTTTCCAGATGGTCTGCTTCTTTCACAGTGACAA aAGGCAAAAGTGGTGCCCAGGAAGCCACAGGACAAGCAGTGTCCACAGCACGTCCAGCAATAG GTAAACGACTAAAGAAAACACCGGAGAAGAAAACTGGCAATAAGG ACTGTAAAGCAGACATTGCATTTCTGATTGATGGAAGTTTTAATATCGGGCAACGCCGATTTAATCTACAGAAGAATTTTGTTGGGAAAGTGGCTCTAATGTTGGGAATTGGAACAGAAGGACCGCACGTGGGCCTTGTTCAAGCCAG TGAACATCCCCAAATAGAATTTTACTTGAAAAACTTTACATCAGCCAAAGATGTTTTGTTTGCCATAAAGGAAGTAGGTTTCAGAGGGGGTAATTCCAATACAG GAAAAGCCCTGAAGCACACCGCCCAGAAATTCTTCACAGAAGACACCGGAGTGAGAAAAGGGATTCCCAAAGTGGTGGTGGTATTTATTGATGGCTGGCCTTCTGATGACATCGAGGAAGCAGGCATTGTGGCCAGAGAGTTTGGTGTCAATGTATTTATAGTTTCTGTGGCTAAGCCTATCCCTGAGGAACTGGGAATGGTTCAGGATGTTGCATTTGTTGACAAG GCTGTCTGTCGGAATAATGGCTTCTTCTCTTACCACATGCCCAATTGGTTTGGCACCACAAAATACGTAAAACCTCTGGTACAGAAGCTCTGCACTCATGAGCAAATGATGTGCAGCAAGACCTGTTATAACTCAGTGAACATCGCCTTTCTAGTTGATGGCTCCAGTAGTATTGGAGAAAGTAATTTCCGCCTCATGCTTGAATTTGTTTCCAACATAGCTAAGACTTTTGAAATCTCAGACATTGGTGCCAAGATAGCTGCCGTACAGTTCACCTATGATCAGCGAACAGAATTCAGTTTCACTGACTATAGCACCAAAGAGAATGTCCTAGCCGTTATCAGAAACATCCGCTATATGAGTGGTGGGACAGCTACTGGTGATGCCATTTCCTTCACTGTTAGAAATGTGTTTGGTCCCATGAGGGACAGTCCCAACAAGAACTTCCTGGTAGTTGTCACAGATGGGCAGTCCTATGATGATGTTCGAGGGCCTGCTGCTGCTGCACACGATGCAG GTATCACCATCTTCTCTGTTGGTGTGGCTTGGGCACCTCTGGATGACCTGAAAGATATGGCCTCTAAACCAAAGGAGTCGCATGCTTTCTTCACAAGAGAGTTCACAGGATTAGAACCAATTGTTTCTGATGTCATCAGAGGCATCTGTAGAGATTTCTTAGAATCCCAGCAATAA